A single Candidatus Sericytochromatia bacterium DNA region contains:
- a CDS encoding manganese efflux pump MntP family protein: MLDLLSLLGIAVGLAMDAFAVSMAMGFALPRIRTNQALRLALAFGGFQFLMPVVGYLAAATIARHPGLTAWDHWIAFVLLVGLGAKMIHDARQESQEDPAATPNEDPTKSIRLLLLAIVTSLDALAVGVSLGLLQVTILLPSTLIGLTAAGFSVVGLHLGHRFGGHLGRHADILGGLALMAIGARILHAHLMAPTP, from the coding sequence ATGCTCGACCTGCTCTCTCTGCTCGGTATCGCCGTGGGTCTGGCGATGGATGCCTTTGCCGTCTCCATGGCCATGGGCTTCGCCCTGCCCCGCATCCGCACCAACCAGGCCCTTCGCCTCGCGCTGGCCTTTGGTGGCTTCCAGTTCCTGATGCCCGTGGTGGGTTACCTGGCCGCCGCGACGATCGCCCGTCATCCGGGTCTGACCGCCTGGGATCACTGGATCGCCTTTGTCCTGCTGGTCGGACTCGGCGCCAAGATGATCCACGACGCCAGGCAGGAATCGCAGGAAGATCCAGCCGCAACGCCGAATGAAGACCCCACCAAGAGCATCCGCCTGCTGTTGCTCGCGATTGTCACCAGCCTGGATGCCCTGGCCGTGGGGGTCAGCTTGGGCCTGCTCCAGGTCACGATCCTCTTGCCAAGCACCCTGATCGGCCTGACGGCCGCCGGGTTTTCCGTGGTGGGACTGCACCTCGGCCATCGCTTCGGTGGCCATCTGGGACGGCACGCCGATATCCTGGGCGGGTTGGCCTTGATGGCCATCGGCGCCCGGATTCTGCACGCTCACTTGATGGCACCCACGCCCTGA
- the glmU gene encoding bifunctional UDP-N-acetylglucosamine diphosphorylase/glucosamine-1-phosphate N-acetyltransferase GlmU, translating to MKSDRPKVLHEIAGEPLLGHVLHTISGLGLAAVHVIVGHGADQVRAFLPTGVSAVDQFEQLGTGHAVDQVTPHLGPFEGDVLILSGDVPLLSADTLARLRARHEAEGATVSLLSARLQDPTGYGRVVRDEAGQVTGIIEHKDATEAQRAIDEVNLGTYIASWPHLREALATLTPNNAQGEYYLTDAIAHLARAGERIACLCTEDPLEGEGVNTRAQLARLQAVYQARTAERWMAEGVTVVNPATTIIGPLVELGRDSVVEPGAILLGRTRVGERCLIGAYSQLRDVRCGDDVEILHSYLSDAAIGDGTHVGPYAHLRAGAELGRKVRLGNFVEVKKSRLGDGAKAAHLAYLGDAQVGRNVNIGCGVITVNYDGTKKSQTIIEDDAFVGSNTNLIAPVTVGEAGFVAAGSTITHNVPAGALALGRARQVNKEGWVKLRRETTAAHP from the coding sequence ATGAAGTCCGACCGTCCCAAGGTGCTGCACGAGATCGCCGGCGAACCGCTGCTGGGCCACGTGCTTCACACCATCAGCGGTCTGGGCCTGGCCGCCGTCCACGTGATTGTCGGGCACGGGGCAGACCAGGTCCGCGCCTTCCTTCCGACTGGCGTATCGGCCGTGGACCAGTTCGAGCAGCTGGGCACCGGTCATGCCGTCGATCAGGTCACGCCGCACCTGGGCCCGTTCGAGGGTGACGTGCTGATCCTGTCCGGCGATGTCCCCCTGCTCAGTGCGGACACCCTGGCCCGGCTGCGCGCCCGCCACGAAGCAGAAGGGGCCACCGTCAGCCTGCTTTCGGCCCGACTGCAGGACCCCACGGGCTACGGTCGCGTGGTGCGGGATGAGGCGGGGCAGGTGACCGGCATCATCGAGCACAAGGATGCCACGGAGGCCCAGCGGGCCATCGACGAGGTGAACCTCGGCACCTACATCGCCTCCTGGCCCCACCTGCGGGAGGCCCTGGCCACCCTGACGCCCAACAACGCCCAGGGCGAGTACTATCTGACGGACGCGATCGCCCATCTGGCACGCGCGGGCGAGCGCATCGCGTGTCTCTGCACCGAAGACCCCCTCGAAGGGGAAGGTGTCAACACACGCGCCCAGCTCGCTCGCCTGCAAGCCGTCTACCAGGCTCGCACGGCGGAACGCTGGATGGCGGAAGGCGTCACCGTCGTCAACCCCGCCACCACCATCATCGGTCCCCTGGTGGAGCTTGGCCGGGACAGCGTCGTGGAACCTGGGGCGATCCTGCTCGGTCGCACCCGCGTGGGCGAGCGTTGTCTGATCGGGGCCTACAGCCAGTTGCGAGACGTTCGTTGCGGCGACGACGTGGAGATTTTGCACTCTTATCTGTCCGATGCGGCGATCGGAGACGGGACCCACGTGGGCCCCTATGCCCACCTTCGCGCCGGGGCGGAGCTCGGTCGCAAGGTGCGTCTGGGCAACTTCGTCGAGGTCAAGAAATCGCGCCTGGGAGATGGGGCCAAGGCCGCCCATCTGGCTTATCTGGGCGATGCCCAGGTCGGGCGCAACGTCAACATCGGCTGTGGCGTGATCACGGTCAATTACGACGGCACCAAAAAGTCCCAGACCATCATCGAGGATGACGCCTTTGTGGGCAGCAACACCAACCTGATCGCCCCGGTCACGGTGGGCGAGGCGGGCTTCGTCGCGGCTGGCTCCACCATCACGCACAACGTGCCGGCGGGTGCGCTCGCCCTGGGCCGCGCGCGGCAGGTCAACAAAGAAGGTTGGGTCAAGCTGCGACGCGAAACCACCGCCGCACACCCGTGA